One region of Pseudoalteromonas galatheae genomic DNA includes:
- a CDS encoding transposase codes for MATARKKQISLTDTKYYHCISRCVRRAFLCGEDKFTGKSYEHRRDWVEEKLLMLGSVFCINVSAYAVMSNHTHIVLYVDDTKAKRLSDEAIVIRWHKLFKGNWISQKFTEGEPLNESEQLILNEHVAKYRERLADISWFMRVLNEDIARRANKEDNCTGRFWEGRFKSQALLDEAALAACLAYVDLNPIRAKIAATPETSDYTSIKKRIDHAKLGKQPKSLLRFAGSPRKHMPKGLPFELKSYIELVELTGQCIRADKRGYICESQPILTRLNIEPENWIKLTTQFSRAFHGAVGRERTITAYCETLQKRRRTNLTNCERLLA; via the coding sequence ATGGCTACTGCCCGTAAAAAGCAAATCAGTTTAACCGACACCAAATACTACCACTGTATCTCCCGTTGCGTAAGGCGTGCGTTTCTGTGCGGTGAAGATAAATTTACTGGCAAATCATACGAACACCGCCGGGATTGGGTTGAAGAAAAGCTATTGATGTTGGGGTCTGTGTTTTGTATTAATGTCAGTGCTTATGCCGTGATGAGTAATCACACTCACATTGTTTTATACGTTGATGATACAAAGGCTAAGCGCCTGTCGGATGAAGCGATTGTGATACGGTGGCACAAGTTGTTTAAAGGCAATTGGATAAGCCAAAAATTTACTGAAGGTGAGCCACTCAATGAGTCGGAGCAGTTGATACTCAATGAGCATGTCGCCAAATACAGAGAAAGGCTCGCAGATATTAGCTGGTTTATGCGAGTACTCAACGAAGATATCGCCCGCCGAGCAAATAAAGAAGATAATTGTACAGGTCGGTTTTGGGAAGGACGATTCAAATCCCAAGCACTACTGGATGAAGCTGCACTGGCTGCCTGCCTCGCTTACGTAGACCTAAACCCCATTAGAGCCAAAATTGCCGCAACGCCTGAAACCTCAGACTACACCAGCATCAAAAAACGCATCGACCATGCAAAGCTGGGAAAACAACCAAAAAGCCTACTACGCTTTGCTGGCAGCCCACGAAAACATATGCCAAAAGGCCTGCCTTTTGAACTCAAATCTTATATTGAGTTAGTTGAACTCACAGGCCAGTGCATTCGAGCCGACAAGCGAGGCTATATCTGTGAGTCTCAACCCATTCTTACTCGATTAAATATCGAACCGGAGAACTGGATAAAACTCACTACGCAATTTTCTCGGGCATTCCACGGTGCAGTTGGACGAGAGCGAACAATAACCGCTTACTGCGAAACACTTCAAAAACGACGACGGACAAACCTAACAAACTGCGAGCGCTTGTTGGCTTAG
- a CDS encoding cystathionine beta-lyase yields MKKHTKIVAAGRKAEYTKGVVNPVVQRASTVVFESVAEMQEAIKGRGHRTLFYGRRGTNTHFALQDAITELENGAGCALYPSGAAAIAQSLLSFLKAGDHLLMVDTAYEPTRDLCDKLLKGYGIETTYYDPMVGAGIDALIQDNTKVLFLESPGSITMEVQDVPAMVEVAKRRGVITMLDNTWGNGWQFRPLDHGVDISIQAATKYIVGHSDVMMGVAVANERYWPELREHSYLLGQCTSADDAYLALRGLRTMPARLKQHELSAMTVAKWLETHPLVDHVRHPAFETCPGHEFFKRDFDGSNGLFSIVMKEGSQKAINRFLDALSHFKMGFSWGGYESLVTANKTMEHLRSTTGWALGPVIRLHIGLEDVEDLIEDLEHALKVYEKNLGKS; encoded by the coding sequence ATGAAAAAGCATACTAAAATCGTTGCTGCTGGAAGAAAAGCAGAATATACCAAAGGGGTAGTAAACCCAGTTGTTCAGCGCGCCTCTACCGTAGTTTTTGAGAGTGTTGCCGAAATGCAAGAAGCGATAAAAGGCCGTGGACATCGCACCCTGTTTTACGGCCGCCGTGGCACCAATACCCATTTCGCCTTGCAAGATGCCATTACTGAGCTTGAAAATGGTGCGGGTTGCGCCTTATATCCGTCTGGTGCTGCTGCTATCGCACAGTCACTACTGTCATTTTTAAAAGCAGGCGATCACCTGCTGATGGTGGATACTGCCTATGAACCAACCAGAGATTTGTGCGATAAGTTGTTAAAAGGTTATGGTATCGAAACCACTTATTATGACCCTATGGTTGGCGCTGGTATTGACGCGTTAATTCAAGACAATACCAAAGTGTTGTTCTTAGAGTCTCCAGGTTCAATCACCATGGAAGTTCAAGACGTGCCAGCGATGGTTGAAGTTGCAAAGCGCCGTGGCGTTATCACTATGCTTGATAATACGTGGGGTAATGGCTGGCAGTTTCGTCCGCTCGATCATGGTGTTGATATCAGCATTCAAGCCGCAACCAAGTATATTGTTGGGCATTCGGATGTCATGATGGGGGTTGCCGTTGCAAATGAGCGCTATTGGCCTGAGCTTAGAGAGCACTCGTATTTACTTGGTCAATGTACCTCTGCAGATGATGCCTATTTAGCACTACGTGGGTTACGTACTATGCCTGCAAGGTTAAAACAGCACGAGCTGTCGGCAATGACAGTGGCGAAATGGCTCGAAACGCATCCGCTCGTGGACCACGTTAGACATCCCGCTTTTGAGACTTGCCCAGGCCATGAATTCTTCAAGCGAGACTTTGATGGTAGTAATGGTTTATTTTCAATCGTAATGAAAGAAGGTAGCCAAAAGGCGATTAACCGCTTCTTAGATGCCTTATCCCATTTTAAAATGGGTTTCTCATGGGGCGGCTATGAAAGTTTAGTTACAGCTAATAAAACCATGGAGCATTTGCGATCAACCACAGGTTGGGCATTGGGCCCCGTGATCCGCCTTCACATTGGTCTTGAAGACGTAGAAGACTTGATAGAAGATTTAGAACACGCACTTAAAGTCTACGAAAAAAACCTCGGTAAATCTTAA
- the nudC gene encoding NAD(+) diphosphatase translates to MTLDRASNERKDQNWLLSQMGDNSRWLLIQDDANLVHARDNELHYLSRTEVADLALQDAIFLGRDEAHSYFALDVSKQQEKLSFIDSESEFIDMRQVGRNLPKQQGSIGVLARGLCYWHKTHCFCGRCGQPNKMVEAGHARRCVNPECRHMTFPRTDPAVIMLVTHVFPDGVERCLLGRQAVWPEGVFSTLAGFVDPGETLEQAVIREVMEEAGVEAYDATYIASQPWPFPSSLMLGFIAKAKTTEIFVEQDELEQAKWFSRAELNTFSEWGDTKPGYKLTREDSISRYLVEYWRAQSEE, encoded by the coding sequence ATGACGTTGGACAGAGCATCTAACGAAAGAAAAGATCAAAACTGGTTATTATCTCAAATGGGTGACAACAGTCGCTGGTTATTAATTCAAGACGACGCTAATTTAGTGCATGCCCGAGATAATGAATTACACTATCTTTCTCGCACAGAAGTCGCTGATTTAGCACTTCAAGACGCGATATTCTTAGGTCGTGACGAAGCGCACAGCTATTTTGCGCTTGATGTCTCCAAACAACAAGAAAAGCTTTCTTTTATTGACTCCGAATCAGAATTTATCGATATGCGCCAAGTGGGTCGTAACTTACCAAAGCAACAGGGCTCAATTGGTGTGCTTGCACGAGGCTTATGTTACTGGCATAAAACCCATTGTTTTTGCGGGCGTTGTGGGCAACCCAATAAAATGGTTGAAGCAGGTCATGCAAGACGTTGTGTTAACCCTGAATGCCGCCATATGACGTTTCCACGTACAGATCCCGCCGTTATCATGCTTGTCACTCATGTTTTCCCTGATGGCGTTGAACGCTGTTTGTTGGGCCGTCAGGCTGTTTGGCCAGAAGGTGTATTTTCGACGCTGGCTGGGTTTGTTGACCCCGGCGAGACGTTAGAGCAAGCCGTGATAAGGGAAGTGATGGAAGAGGCGGGGGTTGAAGCATACGACGCCACTTATATTGCCTCACAGCCTTGGCCGTTCCCGTCTTCACTTATGCTTGGGTTTATCGCGAAGGCGAAAACCACAGAGATTTTTGTCGAGCAAGATGAGCTTGAGCAAGCTAAATGGTTTTCACGGGCGGAGCTTAATACATTTTCAGAGTGGGGTGATACAAAGCCCGGCTATAAACTCACCAGAGAAGACTCTATCTCCAGATATTTAGTTGAATACTGGCGTGCACAATCAGAAGAGTAA
- the nagB gene encoding glucosamine-6-phosphate deaminase yields MQVVILKDAAEVAAYGADIFTTQLKRKANSVLGLATGSTPVALYQELIKRNQANEISFAEVTSFNLDEYLGLDGSHPQSYRYFMQQQLFDHINIDKSNTHVPPGDAKNPITACGEYEARIKSAGGIDVQLLGIGRNGHIGFNEPSSGLTSRTRVKTLTKATIDDNARFFKADEYQPHLSITMGIGTILDAKKVVLLATGENKADAVVAMVEGPLTAACPASALQMHRDAVIVIDEAAASKLKDIEFYKHIENENQKLLDYLASL; encoded by the coding sequence ATGCAAGTAGTCATTTTAAAAGACGCTGCCGAAGTGGCAGCATATGGTGCAGACATTTTTACAACGCAATTAAAGCGTAAAGCTAACTCTGTGTTGGGATTAGCGACGGGTTCAACACCGGTCGCTTTGTATCAAGAATTAATTAAGCGTAACCAAGCGAACGAAATCAGTTTTGCTGAAGTTACCAGCTTTAACCTAGATGAATATTTAGGCTTAGATGGCTCGCACCCACAAAGTTATCGTTACTTTATGCAGCAGCAGCTGTTTGACCATATCAACATTGATAAAAGTAACACGCACGTACCGCCGGGGGATGCAAAAAATCCAATTACGGCGTGCGGCGAATATGAAGCGCGTATTAAATCGGCTGGTGGTATTGATGTACAACTGTTAGGTATTGGCAGAAATGGCCATATTGGCTTTAACGAGCCGTCTTCAGGCTTAACGTCACGCACTCGGGTTAAAACCCTAACGAAAGCGACGATTGATGATAACGCCCGTTTTTTTAAAGCAGATGAGTACCAACCTCACTTGTCAATCACTATGGGTATTGGCACGATTTTAGATGCTAAAAAAGTCGTGTTATTAGCGACTGGTGAAAATAAAGCTGATGCCGTTGTTGCTATGGTGGAAGGCCCGTTAACGGCAGCGTGTCCGGCTTCGGCACTACAAATGCATCGTGATGCTGTAATCGTCATCGATGAAGCTGCGGCATCTAAGCTAAAAGATATTGAATTCTATAAGCATATTGAAAACGAAAATCAAAAGCTGTTGGACTATCTTGCCTCTCTGTAG
- the nagX gene encoding transmembrane glucosamine N-acetyltransferase NagX: MTTNNKPKRLASLDALRGMDMFWILGGQSIFAALFVLTGWQGWKAFEAHTLHSPWHGFTFYDLIFPLFIFLSGVAMGLSPKRIDHLPFNERKPFYLKALKRLLLLCAFGVLYNHGWGTGIPMDPDGIRYASVLGRIAFAWFFCALLVWHTSLRTLAYAGLGILLFYWLLLCFIPVPGGQAGDLSANGVGSWNAFIDTYFLPGISYQNRPVDPEGVLSSLPAIVNAIAGVFAGRAIANAQTQGEWKTVGILAASGVLVLALGWLWDMQFPVNKELWTSSFVLVTVGWSAILLAVFYAIVDVLSFQRWAYPFVIIGANSIIIYLASSLVNWTFISKSVFGGVIASVPIAWQPLIAVFALLAVQLLVLHWMYKRRIFVSV, from the coding sequence ATGACAACGAATAATAAGCCAAAGCGACTTGCGTCTTTAGATGCCTTACGCGGCATGGATATGTTCTGGATCTTAGGTGGCCAGTCTATTTTTGCGGCACTGTTTGTACTAACTGGGTGGCAAGGGTGGAAGGCGTTCGAAGCGCACACGCTGCACAGCCCTTGGCATGGCTTCACTTTTTATGATCTTATCTTTCCACTATTTATCTTTTTATCGGGTGTGGCGATGGGCTTGTCACCTAAACGTATCGACCATCTGCCCTTTAATGAACGTAAACCGTTTTATCTCAAAGCACTGAAGCGCCTTTTGTTACTGTGTGCTTTTGGCGTGTTATACAACCATGGTTGGGGAACTGGGATCCCAATGGATCCTGACGGTATTCGCTACGCCAGTGTATTAGGTCGTATCGCGTTTGCTTGGTTCTTTTGTGCTTTACTGGTTTGGCATACCAGCTTGCGAACCTTAGCCTATGCGGGTTTAGGCATATTGTTATTTTATTGGTTACTGCTTTGCTTTATCCCGGTTCCTGGTGGGCAAGCGGGGGACTTAAGTGCAAATGGTGTTGGTAGTTGGAATGCGTTTATTGATACGTATTTTCTACCAGGGATCAGTTATCAAAACCGTCCGGTTGACCCAGAAGGTGTGCTGTCAAGCTTACCTGCCATTGTAAACGCTATCGCAGGTGTATTTGCTGGTCGTGCGATTGCCAATGCACAAACGCAAGGAGAGTGGAAAACCGTTGGTATTTTGGCAGCCTCAGGTGTACTCGTCTTAGCACTAGGTTGGCTTTGGGACATGCAATTTCCAGTTAATAAAGAACTGTGGACAAGCTCATTTGTGCTAGTAACCGTTGGCTGGAGCGCAATTCTACTTGCGGTATTTTACGCGATAGTAGATGTACTGAGTTTTCAGCGTTGGGCGTATCCATTTGTTATTATTGGGGCTAACTCCATTATTATTTATTTAGCATCAAGCTTAGTGAATTGGACCTTTATTAGTAAAAGCGTATTCGGTGGCGTGATCGCCTCAGTGCCAATTGCGTGGCAACCATTAATTGCTGTTTTTGCGCTACTGGCGGTACAGCTTTTAGTGCTGCATTGGATGTATAAACGCCGTATTTTTGTAAGTGTATAA
- the nagA gene encoding N-acetylglucosamine-6-phosphate deacetylase, whose translation MTTQCYFAPEFFDGECFKNNVFFEVKNGQIRYVTESQVTNVRKLSGLVVPGFIDVQVNGGGGAFFNAEQSTACLATMVRAHGQFGSTGLMPTLITDKIEVMQQAADATAEAIATNQPGVLGIHFEGPHLSHPKKGTHSEKFIRPISEQEFAVYARQDLGIKMVTLAPETVPLSDIERLISLGVKVCIGHSNADYDTANAALNVGVDGFTHLFNAMSAFTSREPGVVGAALWNDNSWCGLIVDGHHVHPLSAQLAIRTKQRGKMMLVTDAMPPVGTDDTEFDFFDGRKVIRTGDRLNSTTGELAGSVLDMASAVRNTVNTLNVSLAESLRMASLYPAQYLGLSQKGHLRSGADADFVVLDSDLIVKQTYIGGQLL comes from the coding sequence ATGACAACTCAATGTTATTTTGCTCCAGAGTTTTTTGATGGTGAATGTTTTAAAAATAACGTTTTTTTCGAGGTAAAGAACGGTCAAATTCGTTATGTAACTGAGTCGCAAGTAACCAATGTTAGGAAACTTTCAGGGTTGGTTGTTCCAGGCTTTATTGACGTTCAAGTTAATGGTGGTGGCGGTGCATTTTTTAACGCCGAGCAATCGACGGCATGCTTGGCGACTATGGTTAGAGCACATGGCCAATTTGGTTCCACGGGATTAATGCCAACCCTTATTACTGACAAGATTGAAGTGATGCAACAAGCGGCAGACGCAACAGCAGAAGCGATTGCTACTAATCAGCCCGGAGTGCTTGGGATCCACTTTGAAGGTCCACACTTATCTCATCCTAAAAAGGGTACGCATAGCGAAAAGTTCATCAGACCAATTTCAGAGCAAGAATTTGCGGTTTACGCGCGTCAAGATTTAGGCATCAAAATGGTGACTTTAGCACCTGAAACCGTGCCACTTAGTGATATCGAACGCTTGATTTCATTGGGCGTAAAAGTGTGTATCGGTCATTCAAACGCGGACTATGACACCGCTAACGCTGCACTAAACGTTGGCGTGGATGGTTTTACGCATCTATTTAATGCAATGTCTGCGTTTACTTCCCGTGAGCCGGGCGTTGTCGGTGCCGCGCTTTGGAATGACAATAGCTGGTGTGGTTTGATTGTTGATGGTCATCACGTTCACCCATTGTCGGCGCAGCTTGCGATTCGTACTAAGCAGCGTGGCAAAATGATGCTAGTGACGGATGCCATGCCTCCAGTTGGGACAGATGATACGGAGTTTGACTTTTTTGATGGCAGAAAAGTTATTCGTACCGGTGATCGATTAAATTCAACAACCGGTGAGCTTGCTGGCAGTGTATTGGATATGGCAAGTGCGGTGCGAAATACCGTCAATACGCTTAACGTGAGTCTAGCGGAGAGTTTGCGCATGGCCTCTCTTTACCCTGCGCAATATCTTGGCTTGTCCCAAAAGGGGCATCTAAGATCGGGTGCTGATGCTGATTTCGTGGTGCTCGACAGCGATTTGATTGTGAAGCAAACCTATATTGGTGGTCAGTTGTTATAA
- the nagK gene encoding N-acetylglucosamine kinase yields MMAKQVNQDQLYIGVDGGGTKCRATIYSLQHGVLGTGLGGPANPLHGLERTLESIMVSTQMALQDAGLRVEQVHELNAGLGLAGVNLPALYDKIMQWEHPFKQMFLTTDLHTACIGAHEGSDGAVIITGTGSCGFALVDGKTVNYGGHGFAQGDMGSGAWMGLEAVKAALLDLDGLGEKTSLSRVLLEHFSAKGAMGIAEQMAGQPSSGYAKLARYVLEQAKLNDEVALSIVKSGAEYISRLAQRLLELNPPRLSMIGGLSEPLQPWLDPDVAKQVQLPKQPPEMGAIYFAIQSAGQEFKKAN; encoded by the coding sequence ATGATGGCTAAACAGGTTAACCAAGACCAACTATACATCGGCGTCGATGGTGGTGGAACAAAATGCCGCGCTACAATTTATTCTCTTCAACATGGCGTTTTGGGTACGGGTCTAGGCGGTCCTGCGAATCCCCTACATGGTCTAGAGCGCACGCTTGAATCTATCATGGTGTCGACACAAATGGCGTTACAAGACGCGGGTCTTCGTGTTGAACAAGTACATGAGCTAAATGCAGGTCTTGGCCTTGCAGGTGTTAACTTACCCGCGCTCTATGACAAAATCATGCAGTGGGAACATCCCTTTAAACAAATGTTCCTTACCACAGACCTACACACCGCGTGTATTGGTGCTCATGAAGGTAGCGATGGTGCCGTGATTATTACGGGCACCGGTTCCTGTGGTTTTGCGTTAGTTGATGGTAAAACAGTGAACTATGGTGGTCATGGTTTTGCGCAAGGTGATATGGGCAGTGGCGCTTGGATGGGATTAGAGGCGGTAAAAGCTGCGTTACTCGATCTCGATGGCCTTGGCGAAAAAACGTCATTGAGCCGAGTATTGCTAGAGCATTTCAGTGCGAAAGGGGCAATGGGTATTGCAGAGCAAATGGCGGGGCAGCCGTCTAGCGGCTATGCAAAGCTGGCTCGTTATGTATTAGAGCAAGCAAAGCTAAATGATGAAGTTGCCCTCTCAATTGTGAAGTCAGGTGCGGAATATATCAGTCGGTTAGCGCAGCGTTTACTTGAATTAAACCCGCCTAGACTCTCTATGATCGGCGGATTATCCGAGCCGCTACAACCTTGGCTCGACCCAGACGTTGCAAAGCAAGTCCAATTACCAAAGCAACCTCCTGAAATGGGGGCTATTTACTTTGCTATTCAAAGTGCAGGTCAAGAATTTAAAAAGGCGAACTAA
- a CDS encoding isopenicillin N synthase family dioxygenase — MQQLPTVDYQSPNAAKEFVESLRNTGFGVLKNHPIPQELVESIYKHWQEFFNSEEKHEFLFNKETQDGYFPPEVSEVAKGFTVKDIKEYFHVYPKGRVPAQLEAEIREYYRLANEFAQELLSWVQAEAPEDVRARFSIDLKDMIKESEQTLLRILHYPPMTGDEEPGAIRAAAHGDINLLTVLPAANEPGLQVQRQDGSWLDVPCDFGSLIINIGDMLQEASGDYFPSTIHRVINPTGKASTKSRISLPLFLHPRPDVVLSERYTADSYLQERLRELGVK, encoded by the coding sequence ATGCAACAGTTACCTACCGTAGACTATCAATCGCCAAATGCTGCGAAAGAATTTGTAGAATCTTTAAGAAACACGGGTTTCGGTGTACTAAAAAATCACCCAATCCCACAAGAGTTGGTTGAATCAATCTACAAACATTGGCAAGAATTTTTTAATTCAGAAGAAAAACACGAGTTCCTTTTCAATAAAGAAACCCAAGATGGTTACTTCCCACCAGAAGTATCCGAGGTTGCGAAAGGTTTTACAGTAAAAGACATTAAAGAGTACTTTCACGTTTATCCAAAAGGTCGTGTACCGGCTCAATTAGAAGCAGAAATTCGTGAATATTACCGTTTAGCGAACGAGTTTGCGCAAGAATTACTAAGCTGGGTACAAGCTGAAGCGCCTGAAGATGTGAGAGCGAGATTCTCTATTGATCTCAAAGATATGATCAAAGAATCAGAGCAAACATTGCTGCGTATTCTTCATTACCCGCCGATGACAGGTGATGAAGAACCGGGTGCAATTCGCGCCGCAGCTCATGGTGATATCAATCTACTTACTGTATTGCCTGCGGCAAATGAGCCTGGCCTACAAGTGCAAAGACAAGATGGCAGCTGGTTAGACGTACCATGCGACTTTGGTTCGCTAATTATTAACATTGGTGACATGCTACAAGAAGCGTCGGGTGATTACTTCCCATCGACAATTCACCGTGTGATTAACCCCACAGGAAAAGCGTCGACGAAATCTCGTATTTCATTGCCACTATTCTTACATCCAAGACCGGATGTTGTGTTGTCAGAGCGTTACACTGCAGATAGCTATTTGCAAGAGCGTTTAAGAGAACTTGGGGTTAAGTAA
- a CDS encoding hybrid sensor histidine kinase/response regulator: MSDILIVDDMPENLQVLQLILRKEGYKVLAARGGDIALGIVKKHQPELIITDIKMPNMSGIELCKVLKSDNSTAVIPVVFVSAYEDSESLVQAFEVGGVDYITKPYKPAEIIARVNTQFKLIEAQKLAVKQQLSKAINQMVMGIAHEINTPLGTCITSNTFLEGVMEELQSALTAGKLTQDGLAAGFEQIKDSSALCSRNLEKVAKFVSLLKSISQSERDSCCIEIKLKEIETRLKKDFSKQDVQIQFVGNTSMEVYVDGQALIEVLSNLVENSIAHAWIDHDHLAIITFTLLGNNLHVNYSDNGVGLRGISTHELLKPFVTTKRGNAGHVGLSANLAANLVSGALNGEFSVRNTPQGLEWDIQIPIDPPENA, translated from the coding sequence ATGTCTGACATTCTAATTGTTGATGATATGCCGGAAAACCTTCAAGTATTGCAACTCATACTAAGAAAAGAAGGATACAAAGTATTAGCAGCTCGAGGAGGGGACATTGCACTGGGTATCGTTAAAAAGCATCAGCCTGAATTAATAATTACCGATATAAAAATGCCAAATATGTCGGGAATTGAACTTTGTAAGGTGCTTAAGTCCGACAATTCGACGGCGGTCATTCCTGTTGTCTTTGTCAGTGCATACGAAGACAGCGAGAGCTTAGTACAAGCATTCGAGGTTGGTGGTGTTGACTACATCACTAAACCCTATAAACCCGCTGAAATTATAGCCAGAGTAAACACCCAATTTAAGTTAATTGAAGCGCAAAAGTTAGCAGTAAAACAGCAGTTATCTAAAGCCATAAACCAAATGGTGATGGGGATAGCACACGAAATTAATACTCCCCTCGGTACCTGTATTACATCAAACACCTTTTTAGAAGGTGTCATGGAAGAGCTGCAGAGTGCACTTACCGCAGGTAAGCTTACGCAGGATGGGTTGGCTGCGGGATTTGAGCAAATCAAAGACAGCAGCGCGCTGTGTAGCCGCAACTTAGAGAAAGTCGCTAAGTTTGTCAGTTTGTTAAAGTCAATTTCTCAGTCAGAGCGAGATAGTTGCTGTATTGAAATCAAATTGAAAGAAATAGAAACAAGACTGAAAAAAGACTTTTCCAAGCAAGACGTACAAATCCAGTTTGTTGGTAACACATCAATGGAGGTTTATGTTGATGGACAAGCATTGATTGAGGTCTTGAGCAACTTAGTTGAAAATTCTATCGCTCATGCGTGGATTGACCATGATCATCTTGCCATCATCACTTTTACGCTTTTGGGTAACAACTTACATGTTAATTACTCCGATAATGGAGTAGGGCTCAGAGGAATTAGTACACACGAGTTATTAAAGCCATTTGTGACGACAAAAAGAGGTAATGCAGGCCATGTTGGATTAAGCGCGAACTTAGCTGCTAATTTGGTGTCAGGGGCACTTAACGGAGAGTTTAGTGTGAGAAATACACCGCAAGGATTGGAGTGGGATATCCAAATACCGATAGATCCTCCCGAGAATGCTTGA